From a single Thermoleophilia bacterium genomic region:
- a CDS encoding YdcF family protein, whose protein sequence is MNAVARGLALFCGGLTLLGVAATVRSHALSYDANIWWIALPFGNRALAAAVLAFAGVVLLWFAVAPPHAVWRRLLTAVVCTALAGVAVWNGVGFYSAWRAGQIDPRVPIPLSFIVAGVLILIAVCAAGVPASRHGRWATSATVVLVAAACAFVFPLAQVFFFGETDYRREANVAVVFGAQVHADGRASTSLADRVATAVDLYDTGYVDTLLVSGGVGESGYDEALVMRDMMVAAGVPESRVIVDGDGVNTAATVRNSLALLDGEARIVAVSQFYHLPRIKLAYARAGRDVLTVPARGPLPIAQTPQLVAREIPAFWVYYLRALAG, encoded by the coding sequence GTGAACGCCGTTGCCCGCGGTCTTGCTCTCTTCTGCGGCGGGCTGACGTTGCTTGGCGTCGCGGCTACGGTACGCAGCCATGCGCTCAGCTACGACGCCAACATCTGGTGGATCGCACTGCCGTTTGGCAATCGGGCTCTGGCCGCGGCTGTGCTGGCGTTCGCCGGCGTGGTGTTGTTGTGGTTCGCCGTAGCGCCGCCGCACGCCGTCTGGCGGCGCCTCCTTACGGCCGTGGTGTGCACGGCGCTCGCCGGCGTCGCCGTGTGGAACGGCGTCGGGTTCTACTCCGCATGGCGCGCGGGTCAAATCGACCCGCGCGTTCCCATCCCGCTCTCATTCATCGTCGCCGGCGTGCTGATTCTCATCGCCGTTTGTGCGGCGGGCGTTCCGGCCTCGCGGCACGGGCGTTGGGCCACCTCGGCGACGGTCGTCCTTGTCGCGGCCGCCTGCGCCTTCGTCTTCCCGCTGGCGCAGGTGTTCTTCTTCGGTGAGACGGATTACCGTCGCGAGGCGAACGTTGCCGTCGTCTTCGGCGCCCAGGTGCACGCCGATGGAAGGGCGTCGACGTCCCTGGCCGATCGTGTCGCGACCGCCGTCGATCTGTACGACACCGGCTACGTCGATACGCTCTTGGTCTCCGGCGGAGTGGGGGAGAGCGGCTACGATGAGGCGCTGGTGATGCGCGACATGATGGTCGCCGCCGGCGTCCCGGAGTCTCGCGTGATCGTCGACGGGGACGGCGTGAACACCGCCGCCACAGTGCGGAACTCGCTGGCCCTGCTCGACGGCGAAGCGCGCATCGTCGCGGTGAGCCAGTTCTATCATCTGCCGCGTATCAAGCTGGCCTACGCGCGCGCCGGTCGCGACGTGTTGACGGTGCCCGCGCGCGGCCCGCTGCCCATCGCTCAGACACCACAGTTGGTCGCGCGCGAGATTCCGGCCTTCTGGGTCTACTACTTGCGTGCGCTCGCCGGTTGA
- a CDS encoding DNA alkylation repair protein yields MTSVVEVLARLDEKANPANLDGMARYGMTVDRRLGVAVPEMRRLAKEIGPDHALALDLWATGIAEARMVAGMIAVPDLLTASELESWVGDLDSWDVCDQLCMNLLERSSVARDMIDEWSRRDEEFVRRAAFALIACLAWHDKQAPDEVFLDYLPLIVRGSTDDRNYVKKAVSWALRTIGKRSRALNSAAIATAREIRQLDSRAARWIAADVLRELESEKTIARLKT; encoded by the coding sequence GTGACGTCCGTGGTGGAGGTGCTGGCACGTCTGGATGAGAAGGCCAATCCCGCCAATCTCGACGGCATGGCGCGCTACGGCATGACGGTGGATCGCCGGCTGGGCGTTGCGGTCCCGGAGATGCGTCGCCTCGCCAAGGAGATCGGCCCAGATCACGCTCTCGCCCTGGATCTCTGGGCAACGGGTATCGCCGAGGCGCGCATGGTCGCCGGAATGATCGCGGTGCCGGACCTCCTCACGGCGTCAGAGCTGGAGAGCTGGGTCGGCGATCTCGACTCCTGGGACGTGTGCGATCAGCTCTGCATGAATCTCTTGGAGAGATCCTCCGTGGCGCGAGACATGATCGATGAGTGGTCGCGGCGCGACGAGGAATTCGTTCGCCGCGCCGCATTCGCTCTGATCGCCTGCCTGGCGTGGCACGATAAGCAGGCGCCCGACGAGGTCTTCCTCGACTACCTGCCGCTCATTGTGCGCGGCTCGACGGATGATCGGAACTACGTCAAGAAGGCCGTGAGCTGGGCTTTGCGGACGATCGGCAAACGTAGCCGCGCTCTGAACTCGGCGGCGATCGCCACGGCGCGGGAGATTAGACAACTGGACTCACGTGCGGCGCGGTGGATTGCTGCGGACGTGTTGCGCGAGCTCGAGTCCGAGAAGACGATCGCGCGGCTCAAGACGTAG